One Flagellimonas sp. CMM7 genomic region harbors:
- a CDS encoding tetratricopeptide repeat protein — translation MKTKVLILLAIGISTMGFSQKNEIKAAEKALKTGDSESAKTALEGAASLIDAADAKIQAQYYAVKGNTYSDLAKKGDATAFQPAIDAFNKVITIEEAAGKEKYTTIARQNLAQITADLVNAAVEDNNEKKFGEAAEKLYQAYKLSPTDTLYLYYAASSAVNGQNYEKSLEYYDELKEIGYDGSDVTFTAVNIETGEVETMDKNTRDLYVKAGTHKDPKEEKSPSKKAEIVKNIALINQQLGDNDKALAAYADARAVDPNDVNLVLGEANLYYAMGDKEKFKELMAQASDMAPDNADLLYNIGVINMEQGNLEDAREAYKKTLAIDPGYINALLNLSTTYVNEGNGLIDEMNTLGSSRSDIARYDELKEQKDNLFLEGSKILEDALKTNPDNQSVLAQLKNIYGALGDTENFMRIKKLLGE, via the coding sequence ATGAAGACTAAAGTTTTAATACTACTAGCCATAGGGATTTCTACGATGGGCTTTTCCCAAAAAAATGAAATCAAGGCAGCAGAAAAAGCACTTAAAACAGGAGACTCCGAGAGTGCTAAGACCGCTTTGGAAGGAGCTGCATCTTTAATTGATGCCGCTGATGCCAAAATACAAGCACAATATTACGCCGTTAAGGGTAATACGTATTCTGACTTGGCCAAAAAAGGAGATGCTACAGCTTTTCAACCTGCAATTGATGCTTTCAATAAAGTCATTACGATTGAGGAAGCGGCCGGTAAAGAAAAATATACTACAATAGCTAGACAGAACTTGGCTCAAATAACAGCTGATTTGGTAAATGCTGCTGTGGAGGACAACAATGAGAAAAAGTTTGGAGAAGCGGCGGAAAAATTATACCAAGCATATAAATTGAGCCCAACGGATACGCTTTATTTGTACTACGCAGCCAGTAGCGCCGTAAATGGCCAAAACTATGAAAAGTCATTGGAATACTATGATGAGCTTAAGGAAATTGGCTATGATGGTAGTGATGTTACTTTCACTGCGGTTAATATTGAAACCGGTGAGGTTGAGACTATGGATAAGAATACCAGAGACCTTTATGTAAAAGCTGGAACTCATAAGGATCCAAAAGAAGAAAAGTCTCCTTCTAAAAAGGCTGAAATTGTAAAAAACATTGCCTTAATAAACCAACAATTAGGTGATAATGATAAAGCCCTAGCAGCATATGCAGATGCAAGAGCGGTAGATCCAAATGATGTTAACCTAGTTTTAGGTGAAGCTAATTTGTACTATGCCATGGGGGATAAAGAAAAATTTAAAGAATTGATGGCTCAAGCCTCTGATATGGCTCCTGATAACGCTGATTTGCTTTACAACATTGGAGTTATAAATATGGAGCAAGGTAATTTAGAAGATGCAAGAGAAGCATACAAAAAGACTTTAGCTATTGATCCTGGTTACATTAATGCACTATTGAACCTTTCAACTACTTATGTAAACGAGGGTAATGGTCTTATTGATGAAATGAATACTCTTGGTAGTTCAAGATCAGATATTGCTAGATATGATGAATTGAAAGAGCAAAAAGATAATTTGTTTTTAGAAGGCTCAAAAATTTTGGAGGATGCATTAAAAACAAACCCTGATAATCAAAGTGTTTTGGCTCAACTAAAGAACATATATGGTGCTTTGGGTGATACTGAAAATTTTATGAGAATAAAAAAGCTATTGGGAGAATAA
- a CDS encoding C40 family peptidase yields MQYGICHLSIVPIRTLADDSSEMISQLMYGEHFKVLEYRKKWSRIRVAYDHCEGWVSNNQITLIPEEEFDILNSEKNKRFSSDIISHICTEDEMLMPILIGSMVSKTAPLQHIFEGNFIEGANKKSSLVDIALLYLKSPYQSGGKTPFGIDCSGFTQMVYKINGHALKRSAEQQSKQGEALSFIEESEAGDLAFFDNNEGIIDHVGIILKDNYIIHAHGHVRIDRIDHTGIFNAHKKQYTHKLRVIKKVI; encoded by the coding sequence ATGCAATACGGAATTTGCCATCTAAGTATTGTTCCCATCAGAACACTCGCTGATGATAGCAGTGAAATGATCTCTCAATTAATGTATGGAGAACATTTTAAAGTTTTGGAGTATAGAAAAAAATGGAGCAGAATTAGAGTTGCATACGACCATTGTGAGGGTTGGGTTTCCAACAATCAAATTACTTTAATACCCGAAGAAGAATTTGACATACTTAATTCCGAAAAAAATAAAAGGTTTTCTTCGGATATCATTTCTCATATATGTACTGAAGATGAAATGCTGATGCCCATTCTAATTGGGTCTATGGTCTCTAAAACAGCCCCCTTACAACACATTTTTGAAGGGAATTTTATTGAAGGTGCAAACAAGAAATCCAGTTTGGTAGATATAGCGTTGTTATACTTGAAATCACCCTATCAGAGCGGTGGAAAAACTCCGTTTGGTATAGATTGTTCTGGATTTACCCAAATGGTGTATAAGATAAATGGGCATGCGCTAAAAAGAAGCGCGGAACAACAATCCAAACAAGGTGAAGCTTTAAGTTTTATAGAAGAAAGTGAAGCCGGAGATTTAGCTTTTTTTGATAATAATGAAGGAATTATTGATCATGTCGGGATTATTTTAAAGGACAACTACATCATTCATGCTCATGGTCATGTACGCATTGACCGTATTGATCATACCGGCATTTTTAATGCCCATAAAAAACAGTACACCCATAAACTAAGGGTGATAAAAAAAGTGATATAA